The DNA sequence GCGATTACAGCCAGCCCTGCTGTTTGTACCAGACGAGCGTTCGCCGGATGCCTTGCCGGAGGTCCACCCGCGGCTCGAATCCGAGTTCGGTGCGCGCGCGCGTGATGTCGAACGCGCGGCTCTTGGTGAAGAAATCGACCCGGCGGCGGTAAATGGGCGGCTCGATCCCGAACGGCGCGCAGATCAGCTCGCAGAACGCGCCGGCCAGGTAGAACGGCTTCACCGGCAGGTGCCGCGTCGGCGGCGGCACGTGCGCTTCTTCGGCGATCATCGCGGTGAGATCCGTGAGCAGCGGGATCTCGCCGCCGGCCAGGATGTAGGTGCGCCCGGCCGCCGCCGGGACCTCGGCGCACAGCCGGAAGCCCTCGACGAGATCGCTGATGTAGGTGAGGTGATAGAAGATCCTGGCGTCCCCGAGAAAGAAGAACTTCTGGCGCGCCACCCCGCGGAACAGCTTCAGCAAACGGCGATCCCCCGGGCCGTAGATTCCGCTGGGACGGGCGATCACCACTTCCACGCCGGTGCGCGCGCCGGCCTCGCGCGCGATCCGCTCCCCTTCCACTTTCGAAGCCTGATAGACGTCCCCGGGCCGCAGCGGCGCGTCTTCGTTCGCCGGCGGATGCTCGACGTCGCCGTGCACGCCGACCGTACTGCAATGGACGACGCGGCGAACGCCCGCGGCCGCGGCCGCTTCGATCAACTGGCCCACGCCGACCGCATTGACCTGATGGTAGACGCTGTCGCGCAAGCCCGCCTCGCGGTAGAGGGCCGCGATGTTGTAAATGACGTCGAAGCCGCTGCGGACCGCGTCCGGCAGCGTCTCGGGACGTCCCAGATCGCCGGCGACCGTGCGGATGCCATCCTCGCGCAGGAGCGCGGCGCCATGCGCCGATCGCACCATGGCGGACACGTCGTGACCGCGCGCGCGCAGCGCCCGGACGAGGTGGCCGCCCGTGAAACCGGTCGCGCCGGTGACTAGGACGCGCACCGCTCGGCCACGATGGTGACGGGCGACCCGAACCGGCGCATCAGGCCGGCATGCGCCAGCGCCGCTTCGACGCGCCGCGTCCACGCCTCGGAGTTGATCCGCTTGTGCAGCGCGATCGGCAGCACGAACTGCCGGTGCTCGCCGCGCACCGCGAACCCTTCGCCGGCAAGCGCGCGGACGATCGCGCGCGGCGCGAACACGCGATACGCCTCGACGGACGGATTGACGGCATGCGCCAGCCGCCGGGTCAGCGCCTGCAGCGCCGCGGCGCTCCACAGCGACGGATAGTCGAACACCACCCGTCCGGCGGACACGCGGCACAGTTCGCGCAGCGAGGCGCGCCAGTCCGGCGTGTGCATCAGCACGCGCAGGCAGACCACCGCGTCGAAGCTGCGGTCAGGAAAGGCGAGTCCATGGGCATCGCCGCGGAGGAACGTCACCCCGGCGCGGCCGCCGGACCGCAGCGGCACGCCGGCCTCCGCCGCGCGGCGCTCCGCCACCTGCAGCATCTCGGCGGACGCGTCCACGCCGGTGACGATGGCGCCGCGCCTGGCGAGCGCGATGGCCGCGCGCCCCGTGCCGGTGCCCACGTCCAGGATCCGCCGTCCCGCGACCGGCGCGAGGAAGGCGGCGATCTGCTCTTCTTGCGTCGCCGCGATCAGCCGCCCGATCGGACCGCTGAAACGCAGCGCGTCGAAGCGCTCCGCCATCGCGGAGTCGGCGTAGACGGCGTAGCTGTAGTGGTCGTCGTTCATGCGACCCGGCCGGCCATCTGCGGAGCGCGCTCGCCGAACAGATGCGCACAGGCCTGGCGCGTCCGCGCGAGGTAGGCTTCGTAGCTGTATTTGGTTTCGGCGAGATGCCGGGCGCGCGCGCCGACGGCTCGGGCGCGCTCGGGATCCGCCAGGACCGCCACGATGCCGGCGCCGAACGCCGCCGGCGTCGCCTCGGTAAGGTACGACACGTCGTCGTTCAGCACCTGCGTGTGGGTCAGGAGCCGCGTCGCCACGATCGCCCGGCCCGAGCGCAGGTACTGATAGATCTTCAGCGGCGTATTGGTGCCGAGACTCCGGGGAGAGACGAGGACGTCGGCCGCATCGAGATAGGCGGGGATGTCCTCCGCCGGCCGCTGTCCCGCAAAAATCGTGGCGGCGCCGATGCCGGCGGCCGCGGCCTGCCGGCGCGCCGCGTCGACCTGTTCGGGCCGGCCGCCGGCGAGCACGAGGCGCGCGTCGGGGCGCTGCTTCAGCACGTGCGCCATCGAGGCGAACAGCAGGTCGAGTCCCTGGTAGGCCTCGAACGTTCCCGTATACAGGATCACCGGCACGGTGTCGGTGAGGCCGAGCGATCGCCGCACGTCCACGCCGGAGCCCTGCGTCGGCGCGTCACCCGAACCGGGGGCGTTCTCGATCAGCACCGAGGGGACGGCGGCGTCGATGCCGCGCACCACGTCCTCGAGCTGCGGGCAGATGACGATGACCACCCGGGAGCGGCGGATGACGAACCGCTCGAGGCGGCCGAAGATCCCCTTCACCAGCGCGGACCGGCTGTAGGCGAAATTGGTGAGCTGCTGCGGCAGGCTCGAGTGCATGTCGTAGAGGTGCGGCAGGCCGAGCATCGACGCGACGAGCACCCCCCACCAGGCTCCCTCCTCGTGCGAGTGGATCGCGTCGTACTTCTCGCGGCGGGCGAGGCGGATGGTCGCCAGCAGCAGGAAGAGGTCGAGCGGCAGCTTGCGCCACGACGGACCAATGCCGATGCCCGTCATGAGCGGCGGCCTGGCGCAGCGGAAGACGCGCAGTCCGGGCAGCGACACATCGCGGCCGAACGGGTACGTGACGAGATCCACCGTGTGCCCGAGGTCGAGCAGCGCGCGAATGCGGTGAT is a window from the Vicinamibacterales bacterium genome containing:
- a CDS encoding NAD-dependent epimerase/dehydratase family protein, yielding MRVLVTGATGFTGGHLVRALRARGHDVSAMVRSAHGAALLREDGIRTVAGDLGRPETLPDAVRSGFDVIYNIAALYREAGLRDSVYHQVNAVGVGQLIEAAAAAGVRRVVHCSTVGVHGDVEHPPANEDAPLRPGDVYQASKVEGERIAREAGARTGVEVVIARPSGIYGPGDRRLLKLFRGVARQKFFFLGDARIFYHLTYISDLVEGFRLCAEVPAAAGRTYILAGGEIPLLTDLTAMIAEEAHVPPPTRHLPVKPFYLAGAFCELICAPFGIEPPIYRRRVDFFTKSRAFDITRARTELGFEPRVDLRQGIRRTLVWYKQQGWL
- a CDS encoding methyltransferase domain-containing protein — encoded protein: MNDDHYSYAVYADSAMAERFDALRFSGPIGRLIAATQEEQIAAFLAPVAGRRILDVGTGTGRAAIALARRGAIVTGVDASAEMLQVAERRAAEAGVPLRSGGRAGVTFLRGDAHGLAFPDRSFDAVVCLRVLMHTPDWRASLRELCRVSAGRVVFDYPSLWSAAALQALTRRLAHAVNPSVEAYRVFAPRAIVRALAGEGFAVRGEHRQFVLPIALHKRINSEAWTRRVEAALAHAGLMRRFGSPVTIVAERCAS
- a CDS encoding glycosyltransferase family 4 protein; this translates as MRILMIAPEPFFEPRGTPFSEYHRIRALLDLGHTVDLVTYPFGRDVSLPGLRVFRCARPPLMTGIGIGPSWRKLPLDLFLLLATIRLARREKYDAIHSHEEGAWWGVLVASMLGLPHLYDMHSSLPQQLTNFAYSRSALVKGIFGRLERFVIRRSRVVIVICPQLEDVVRGIDAAVPSVLIENAPGSGDAPTQGSGVDVRRSLGLTDTVPVILYTGTFEAYQGLDLLFASMAHVLKQRPDARLVLAGGRPEQVDAARRQAAAAGIGAATIFAGQRPAEDIPAYLDAADVLVSPRSLGTNTPLKIYQYLRSGRAIVATRLLTHTQVLNDDVSYLTEATPAAFGAGIVAVLADPERARAVGARARHLAETKYSYEAYLARTRQACAHLFGERAPQMAGRVA